From a single Nicotiana tabacum cultivar K326 chromosome 8, ASM71507v2, whole genome shotgun sequence genomic region:
- the LOC107767913 gene encoding uncharacterized protein LOC107767913 yields the protein MKFRGFGSKLGKVKLELERGQFWEEVEEEMIGFGPFGVEYSWQEYGFELILSRFEAEMERIQSTQKSEDDSHSVDAFASVIGPEHPGRVRLYGRRVTKTLL from the exons atgaaatttcgagggtttggttcAAAACTTGGAAAAGTCAAATTGGAGCTCGAGAGAGGGCAATTTTGGGAGGAAGTTGAAGAGGAAATGATTGG atttgggccatttggagtcgagtactcgtggcaagaatatggtttcgagttgattttgagccggttcgag GCTGAAATGGAGAGAATACAATCAACTCAGAAAAGTGAAGATGACAGTCATTCAGTTGATGCTTTTGCTTCAGTCATTGGACCTGAACATCCAGGTCGCGTGAGATTGTATGGACGTAGAGTTACCAAGACTTTGTTATAA